From one Candidatus Eremiobacteraceae bacterium genomic stretch:
- a CDS encoding RNA polymerase sigma factor, with amino-acid sequence MMPEADVKRTIDAVWRIESARLIAGIARIVRDVAVAEELAHDALVVALERWPQTGVPDNPAAWLMATAKHRAIDRVRRSQRFDDKRDEVAADVRADQVQSDDVDSMLDDFKDDMLRLIFVACHPVLSLDARVALTLRLVGGLTTEEIAGAFLVPEATIAQRIVRAKRTLSEARVPFEAPSGGELEKRLPAVLEVIYLIFNEGYSATAGDDWVRPELCNDALRLGRIVAELVPQESEAHGLVALMEIQASRLRARIGSSGEPVLLLDQDRSRWDRLLVRRGLAALDRAERLGGALGPYALQAAIAACHARAHTAADTDWARIVALYDALAQLDPSPIVDLNRAVAVGMAFGPQAGLTIVDSLASERTLATYYLLPSVRGHLLAELGRFSEARAEYARAASLTRNARERDLLLKRAATCARRSADAQTKRDAG; translated from the coding sequence ATGATGCCGGAGGCGGACGTCAAGCGCACGATCGACGCGGTCTGGAGGATAGAGTCGGCACGGCTCATCGCCGGGATCGCGCGGATCGTGCGCGACGTCGCCGTTGCGGAGGAACTCGCGCACGACGCGCTCGTCGTAGCGCTCGAACGGTGGCCGCAGACCGGCGTGCCCGACAATCCAGCCGCCTGGCTCATGGCGACGGCGAAGCATCGAGCGATCGACCGCGTGCGCCGCTCGCAACGTTTCGACGATAAGCGCGACGAGGTCGCGGCGGATGTCCGAGCGGATCAAGTGCAAAGCGATGACGTCGACTCGATGCTCGACGACTTCAAAGACGATATGCTCAGGCTGATCTTCGTCGCGTGCCACCCAGTGCTCTCGCTCGATGCACGCGTCGCGCTGACGCTTCGCCTCGTGGGCGGCCTGACGACCGAAGAGATAGCGGGAGCGTTCCTCGTTCCCGAGGCGACGATCGCTCAACGGATCGTCCGCGCGAAGCGGACGCTGTCGGAGGCGCGCGTGCCTTTCGAGGCACCCAGCGGCGGAGAACTCGAGAAGCGTCTGCCCGCAGTGCTCGAGGTCATCTACCTAATCTTCAACGAGGGCTACTCCGCGACCGCCGGTGACGACTGGGTTCGGCCGGAGCTGTGCAACGACGCGCTTCGTCTCGGCCGCATCGTCGCCGAACTGGTGCCGCAGGAATCGGAGGCCCATGGGCTCGTGGCGCTCATGGAGATCCAGGCTTCGCGCCTGCGCGCGCGGATCGGGTCGTCGGGCGAGCCGGTCTTGCTTCTCGACCAAGACCGCTCGCGCTGGGATCGCCTGCTCGTTCGGCGCGGTCTCGCTGCGCTCGACCGAGCGGAGCGGCTCGGCGGCGCGCTTGGGCCGTACGCGCTCCAAGCAGCGATCGCGGCGTGCCACGCGCGAGCACATACCGCCGCCGACACCGACTGGGCTCGGATCGTCGCGCTTTACGACGCGCTCGCACAGCTGGACCCATCGCCGATCGTCGACCTCAATCGCGCGGTCGCGGTCGGCATGGCGTTCGGTCCGCAAGCAGGTCTGACGATAGTCGATTCGCTCGCCAGCGAGCGCACGCTCGCGACGTACTATCTGCTGCCGAGCGTCCGCGGGCACTTGCTCGCCGAACTCGGGCGTTTTTCCGAAGCGCGTGCGGAGTACGCGCGCGCGGCCTCGCTCACGAGGAACGCTCGCGAACGCGATCTGCTCCTCAAGCGCGCTGCGACGTGCGCGCGCCGGAGCGCCGATGCGCAAACGAAACGCGATGCCGGCTAA
- the hutU gene encoding urocanate hydratase — translation MSTTHADRVIRAPRGPQLSCNGWGQEAAMRMLMNNLDPEVAERPEDLVVYGGSGRAARSWEAYDAIVRTLKRLKNDETLLVQSGKPVAVFKTHEAAPRVLISNAMLVPAWADWDTFRKLEAAGLTMYGQMTAGSWIYIGTQGILQGTYETFGALARKHFGGSLKGRIVLTAGLGGMGGAQPLAVTMNGGVAICVEIDPEHARRRIEGKYCDVAASTIDEALELATDAAKDERALSIALIGNAADVFPDLLRRHAPIDVVTDQTAAHDVLTGYVPRGMTIEGADELREQDPKQYEHRALESIVAHVDAMIGFQKHGAIVFDYGNNIRHQAARGGVKDAFAFPGFTPAFIRPLFCEGKGPFRWAALSGDPADIAALDDALLETFPDDEHLHRWIALARERVKFQGLPARICWLGYGERAKFGLRINSMVRSGELKAPIVIGRDHLDTGSVASPYRETEAMLDGSDAIADWPILNALLNAVGGAHWVSVHHGGGVGIGYSIHAGMVVVADGSDDAQARLTRVLTTDPGIGIVRHADAGYEEAIEAADHHGIDWRL, via the coding sequence ATGAGCACGACGCACGCTGACCGCGTGATCCGGGCGCCGCGCGGACCGCAGCTGTCCTGCAACGGCTGGGGCCAGGAAGCTGCGATGCGGATGCTCATGAACAACCTCGACCCAGAGGTCGCCGAGCGGCCCGAAGATCTCGTCGTGTATGGCGGCAGCGGTCGAGCGGCACGATCATGGGAAGCGTACGACGCCATCGTCCGCACGCTCAAGCGTTTGAAGAACGATGAGACGCTGCTCGTCCAGTCCGGCAAGCCCGTCGCCGTCTTCAAGACGCACGAGGCTGCACCACGCGTCCTCATCTCGAACGCGATGCTCGTGCCTGCGTGGGCCGATTGGGATACGTTCCGCAAACTCGAAGCCGCTGGTCTCACGATGTACGGACAGATGACCGCCGGTTCGTGGATCTACATCGGCACGCAAGGCATCTTACAGGGGACCTACGAGACCTTTGGCGCGCTCGCGCGCAAGCATTTCGGCGGATCGCTCAAGGGCCGCATCGTGCTCACTGCGGGACTCGGCGGCATGGGCGGCGCGCAGCCACTCGCAGTGACGATGAACGGTGGCGTCGCGATCTGCGTCGAGATCGATCCGGAGCACGCGCGCCGGCGGATCGAAGGAAAGTATTGCGACGTGGCCGCGTCGACGATCGACGAGGCGCTCGAGCTTGCGACCGATGCTGCGAAAGACGAGCGCGCGCTTTCCATCGCCCTCATCGGCAATGCCGCAGATGTCTTCCCCGACCTGCTTCGCCGCCATGCGCCGATCGACGTCGTCACCGACCAGACCGCCGCGCATGACGTGCTCACAGGTTACGTCCCACGCGGCATGACGATCGAAGGGGCGGACGAGCTGCGCGAGCAGGATCCGAAGCAGTACGAACACCGCGCGCTCGAATCGATCGTCGCGCACGTCGACGCGATGATCGGTTTTCAGAAGCACGGCGCGATCGTCTTCGACTACGGCAACAACATCCGTCATCAAGCCGCCCGCGGCGGCGTCAAGGACGCGTTCGCGTTCCCAGGCTTCACCCCGGCCTTCATCCGGCCGCTGTTCTGCGAGGGTAAGGGGCCGTTCAGGTGGGCGGCGCTGTCGGGCGATCCAGCGGACATCGCGGCGCTCGACGACGCACTCCTCGAAACGTTCCCAGACGACGAACATCTCCATCGCTGGATCGCGCTCGCACGCGAGCGCGTGAAATTCCAGGGTTTGCCAGCGCGCATCTGCTGGCTCGGCTACGGCGAACGGGCGAAGTTCGGCCTGCGCATCAACTCGATGGTCCGCTCCGGAGAGTTGAAAGCGCCGATCGTCATCGGCCGCGACCACCTCGACACGGGATCGGTCGCATCGCCGTACCGCGAGACCGAGGCGATGCTCGACGGATCCGACGCGATCGCCGACTGGCCGATCCTCAACGCGCTGCTCAACGCTGTTGGCGGCGCCCATTGGGTGAGCGTCCATCACGGCGGCGGGGTCGGCATCGGCTATTCGATCCATGCGGGCATGGTCGTCGTCGCCGATGGTTCAGACGATGCGCAAGCGCGGTTGACACGCGTCCTGACGACGGACCCGGGCATCGGCATCGTCCGTCACGCTGATGCAGGCTACGAAGAGGCGATCGAAGCCGCCGATCATCACGGGATCGATTGGAGGCTCTGA
- a CDS encoding acetyl-CoA carboxylase biotin carboxylase subunit, with product MSAPFQTVLIANRGEIAVRIAKTARAMGIRTVAVYSDADAGAPHVRTCDVAVRIGPPPAQQSYLRIDAVIAAARDTGAQAIHPGYGFLSENARFASACADAGIRFVGPPPEAMRAMGDKIAAKKTAEAAGVPTVPGYLGDDQSRKTLAAHAKRIGVPLLIKASAGGGGKGMRVVRDLAEFDDALEGAQREALAAFGDGTVFLERYLAAPRHIEVQILADAHGACIHLGERECSVQRRHQKVLEETPSTVVSPALRAEMGAAAVRAAQAVGYVNAGTIEFMLDASGKYYFLEMNTRLQVEHPITEAVTGVDLVREQLYVAAGDRLRLAQGDIVSRGHAIEMRVYAEDAARGFLPSIGRITAFEAPTGPGLRVDTGVEAGSDVTIDYDPMLAKLIAYDRTRDACIERMAAALDDFIVGGVTTNIAFLRWLVGHDAFRRGETTTAFIDEHFRPEMLLAGVHDDVALLAAAAAAAGQPDDAASGSVWRRLGAWRHAAEPRTIVFAGHEATPVMVLLGADGRWSCTSGAEEAIVFFDGAGSTIAHAGATTRFAAWPSRGKISVAIGGFVRDFALLAPPSAQSSGHGHGTGSGAGVVEAPMSGKIVKTPVRAGDEVSARDVLVVMEAMKMEHTVLAPYDAVVRSVDVTPGDTVGAGDVLVALEAYA from the coding sequence GTGAGCGCGCCGTTCCAAACGGTGCTCATCGCGAACCGTGGCGAGATCGCGGTGCGGATCGCGAAGACGGCTCGGGCGATGGGGATCCGCACGGTCGCGGTCTACTCCGACGCTGACGCCGGCGCGCCGCATGTCCGGACCTGCGACGTCGCCGTGCGGATCGGTCCGCCCCCGGCGCAGCAGTCGTATCTCCGGATCGACGCGGTCATCGCCGCGGCGCGCGATACCGGCGCGCAGGCCATCCATCCTGGCTACGGATTCCTATCGGAGAACGCGCGCTTCGCTTCGGCATGCGCCGATGCCGGCATCCGCTTCGTCGGACCGCCGCCCGAGGCGATGCGGGCGATGGGCGACAAGATCGCCGCGAAGAAGACGGCGGAAGCGGCCGGCGTGCCGACGGTTCCCGGCTACCTCGGCGACGACCAATCGCGCAAGACGCTCGCAGCCCACGCGAAGCGGATCGGCGTGCCGCTCCTCATCAAAGCGTCGGCCGGAGGCGGCGGCAAGGGGATGCGAGTCGTTCGCGATCTCGCCGAGTTCGACGACGCCCTCGAAGGTGCGCAGCGTGAAGCACTCGCGGCTTTCGGCGACGGCACGGTCTTCCTCGAGCGCTATCTCGCGGCTCCGCGTCACATCGAAGTCCAGATCCTCGCCGACGCGCACGGCGCGTGCATCCACCTCGGCGAGCGCGAGTGCTCCGTCCAGCGGCGACACCAAAAAGTGCTCGAAGAGACGCCATCGACCGTCGTGTCGCCGGCGCTTCGCGCGGAGATGGGAGCGGCGGCGGTCCGCGCGGCACAGGCGGTCGGCTACGTCAACGCCGGAACGATCGAGTTCATGCTCGACGCATCTGGAAAATACTACTTTCTCGAGATGAACACGCGGCTGCAGGTCGAGCACCCCATAACCGAAGCGGTGACCGGTGTCGATCTCGTGCGCGAACAGCTCTACGTCGCGGCCGGTGATCGGTTGAGGCTGGCGCAAGGCGACATCGTATCGCGCGGTCATGCGATCGAGATGCGCGTCTATGCGGAAGATGCGGCGCGCGGTTTCCTTCCATCGATCGGCCGCATCACGGCGTTCGAAGCGCCGACGGGTCCGGGGCTTCGCGTCGACACCGGCGTCGAGGCGGGCTCAGACGTGACGATCGACTACGACCCGATGCTCGCCAAACTCATCGCGTACGACCGGACGCGCGACGCGTGCATCGAGCGGATGGCCGCGGCGCTCGACGACTTCATCGTCGGCGGCGTGACGACGAACATCGCGTTCCTTCGCTGGCTCGTCGGGCACGATGCGTTTCGCCGCGGCGAGACGACGACCGCGTTCATCGACGAACATTTTCGTCCGGAGATGCTGCTCGCAGGCGTTCACGACGATGTCGCGCTGCTCGCGGCCGCCGCCGCCGCGGCGGGCCAGCCGGACGACGCGGCCTCCGGGTCGGTCTGGCGCAGGTTGGGCGCCTGGCGGCACGCCGCAGAGCCGCGGACGATCGTGTTCGCGGGTCACGAAGCAACGCCCGTGATGGTCCTGCTCGGAGCGGACGGCCGATGGTCGTGCACGAGCGGCGCCGAAGAGGCGATCGTTTTTTTTGACGGTGCCGGCTCGACGATCGCGCACGCGGGAGCGACGACACGATTTGCCGCATGGCCGTCGCGCGGAAAGATCTCGGTCGCGATTGGGGGCTTCGTCCGCGACTTCGCGCTGCTCGCGCCGCCTTCGGCACAATCAAGCGGACACGGACACGGCACGGGGTCGGGTGCCGGCGTCGTCGAGGCGCCGATGAGCGGCAAGATCGTCAAGACGCCGGTTCGCGCCGGTGACGAGGTCAGCGCGCGCGACGTCCTCGTCGTCATGGAAGCGATGAAGATGGAGCACACGGTCCTCGCGCCGTACGACGCCGTCGTCCGGTCGGTCGACGTGACGCCGGGCGATACGGTCGGCGCCGGCGATGTTCTCGTGGCGCTCGAGGCGTACGCTTGA
- a CDS encoding YciI family protein → MRFMMIVKASENSEKGVLPSNELISSMNKYNQELAKAGVLLDLDGLAPSSQGARVVFKGDKRSVVDGPFAETKELIAGFWVIQAKSLDEAIEWAKRAPNPHPDGAETHLEIRRVFELEDFGDIPAVKEARELGEQLTKK, encoded by the coding sequence ATGCGTTTCATGATGATCGTCAAGGCGAGCGAGAACTCGGAGAAAGGCGTCCTGCCGAGCAACGAGCTCATCAGCTCGATGAACAAGTACAACCAGGAGCTCGCGAAGGCGGGCGTCCTGCTCGACCTCGACGGACTCGCACCGTCGTCGCAAGGCGCGCGAGTGGTTTTCAAGGGCGACAAACGGTCCGTCGTCGACGGTCCGTTCGCCGAAACGAAGGAGCTCATCGCCGGCTTCTGGGTGATCCAGGCGAAGTCGCTCGACGAGGCGATCGAGTGGGCGAAGCGAGCGCCGAACCCGCACCCCGATGGCGCCGAGACGCACCTCGAGATCCGCCGGGTCTTCGAACTTGAAGACTTCGGCGACATCCCGGCGGTCAAGGAAGCACGCGAGCTCGGAGAGCAGTTGACGAAGAAATAG
- a CDS encoding 5'-3' exonuclease H3TH domain-containing protein, translating to MPAKTTKAGKDASATIDVYLVDGTYELFRHFFAVPPSRDAGGQEIGAVRGVVASVLSMLESGVRYIGVATDHVIESFRNDLYRGYKTGEGVDPELMSQFPILEAALDALGTLVWPMVDVEADDALAAAAVKAAADSRVRRVIVCTPDKDLGQCVSGTRIVQLDRRRDVVRDEQGVVDKFGVKPESIPDYLAVVGDSADGFPGIAGWGAKAASAALSRYVHLEAIPKDWRQWDPSIARARALSESLTKSWDDALLFRELATLRTDVPVFDSIDELRWGGPKAEFKTMTERLKAPEMLERARRIANG from the coding sequence ATGCCGGCTAAGACGACGAAGGCGGGGAAAGACGCCAGCGCGACGATCGACGTCTACCTCGTCGATGGCACGTACGAGCTCTTCCGGCATTTCTTCGCTGTTCCGCCGTCGCGCGACGCCGGCGGTCAAGAGATCGGTGCGGTGCGAGGCGTCGTCGCATCGGTGCTGTCGATGCTCGAGAGCGGCGTACGCTATATCGGCGTCGCGACTGATCACGTCATCGAATCATTCCGTAACGACCTCTATCGCGGCTACAAGACGGGTGAAGGTGTCGACCCGGAGCTCATGTCGCAATTCCCGATCCTCGAAGCGGCTCTCGACGCGCTCGGCACGCTCGTGTGGCCGATGGTCGACGTCGAGGCCGACGACGCGCTCGCGGCGGCGGCGGTCAAAGCGGCGGCCGACTCGCGCGTCAGGCGCGTCATCGTCTGTACGCCGGATAAGGATCTCGGCCAATGCGTCTCGGGAACGCGGATCGTCCAGCTCGATCGCCGGCGTGACGTCGTACGCGACGAGCAAGGCGTCGTCGACAAGTTCGGCGTCAAACCGGAGTCCATCCCCGACTATCTCGCGGTCGTCGGCGACAGCGCCGACGGCTTTCCCGGCATCGCCGGTTGGGGCGCGAAAGCGGCCTCGGCGGCGCTCTCGCGCTACGTCCATCTCGAGGCGATCCCGAAAGATTGGCGCCAGTGGGATCCGTCGATCGCTCGTGCGCGTGCGCTATCCGAGTCGCTGACGAAATCGTGGGATGACGCGCTGCTCTTCCGCGAGCTCGCGACGCTGCGGACGGACGTGCCGGTCTTTGACTCGATCGACGAACTTCGATGGGGCGGCCCGAAGGCGGAATTCAAAACGATGACCGAGCGGCTCAAAGCGCCCGAGATGCTCGAGCGCGCGCGCCGCATCGCGAACGGCTAG
- the hutH gene encoding histidine ammonia-lyase yields the protein MVAVAPVEIDGTNLTLPLVWAVACDARPVALAASVREKVRAARDLVEQTVSRADAVYGVTTGFGKLKNVRIPPEDAKALQLNLVRSHASGVGDPLPVDATRASVLLRAHSLAYGNSGVRIEIIEGLLALLDRGVTPVIPSQGSVGASGDLAPLAHMALVLVGEGEASFDGVRMPSADALRRAGIAPLTLSFKEGLSLINGTQVMTAIGALALVRAETLCKAADIAAAMSLEAFLGSEAAFDERLSALRRHAGQAQVSANIRHLLRDSAVMDSHEGCDRVQDPYSFRCTAVVHGAVRDTLRFVRGIVEVEMNSVTDNPIVFPEDGDFISGGNFHGEPIALAMDYLSIALSELGSISERRNYKLLDGLEGLPPFLTEHHGLNSGFMLAQYTAAALVSENKTLAHPASVDSIPTSAGQEDHVSMGTISARHCEQVLTNVETVIAIELLEAAQALDFRRPLSFGRGTAIAHRVIRERIAHLETDRQLSIDMAAARELVANGSIVRAVEAELGSL from the coding sequence ATGGTGGCCGTCGCTCCCGTCGAAATAGACGGAACCAATCTCACGCTTCCGCTCGTCTGGGCGGTGGCGTGCGACGCTAGGCCGGTCGCGCTCGCGGCATCGGTGCGCGAAAAGGTACGGGCTGCGCGCGATCTCGTCGAGCAGACCGTCTCGCGTGCGGACGCTGTCTACGGCGTCACGACGGGCTTCGGCAAGTTGAAGAACGTCCGCATCCCTCCGGAAGACGCAAAGGCGCTGCAGCTCAATCTCGTCCGTAGCCATGCGAGCGGCGTCGGCGATCCGCTGCCGGTCGACGCGACGCGCGCGAGCGTGCTGCTTCGCGCGCACTCGCTCGCGTACGGCAACTCCGGCGTGCGGATCGAGATCATCGAAGGTCTGCTCGCGCTGCTCGATCGCGGCGTGACGCCGGTGATCCCTTCGCAGGGCTCGGTCGGCGCGTCGGGCGACTTGGCGCCGCTCGCGCACATGGCGCTCGTACTCGTCGGCGAAGGCGAGGCCTCCTTCGATGGCGTGCGCATGCCGAGCGCCGATGCGTTGCGCCGGGCGGGAATCGCGCCGCTGACGTTGTCGTTCAAGGAGGGCCTTTCGCTCATCAACGGCACGCAGGTGATGACCGCGATCGGCGCGCTAGCACTGGTTCGCGCCGAAACTCTGTGCAAAGCGGCCGATATCGCTGCGGCGATGAGCCTCGAGGCATTCCTCGGCAGCGAGGCGGCGTTCGACGAGCGGCTGAGCGCGTTGCGTCGCCATGCCGGGCAAGCGCAGGTGTCAGCGAACATCCGGCATCTGCTTCGCGATTCCGCGGTGATGGACTCGCACGAGGGGTGCGATCGCGTACAAGACCCGTACTCGTTTCGCTGCACCGCGGTCGTCCACGGTGCCGTACGCGACACGTTGCGCTTCGTCCGCGGCATCGTTGAAGTCGAGATGAATTCGGTGACCGACAACCCGATCGTCTTCCCCGAAGACGGCGACTTCATCAGCGGCGGCAATTTCCACGGCGAACCAATCGCGCTCGCGATGGACTACCTTTCGATCGCGCTGTCAGAGCTCGGCTCGATCTCCGAGCGGCGCAACTACAAGCTGCTCGACGGGCTCGAAGGACTGCCGCCGTTCCTCACCGAGCATCACGGGCTGAACAGCGGCTTCATGCTCGCGCAGTACACCGCCGCGGCGCTCGTTTCCGAGAACAAGACGCTCGCGCATCCGGCGTCGGTCGACTCGATCCCGACATCGGCCGGCCAAGAAGATCATGTGAGCATGGGGACGATTTCGGCGCGTCATTGCGAGCAAGTGCTCACCAACGTCGAGACGGTGATCGCGATCGAGCTGCTCGAGGCCGCGCAGGCGCTCGATTTCCGCCGGCCGCTTTCGTTCGGCCGCGGCACGGCGATCGCGCATCGCGTGATCCGCGAACGGATCGCGCATCTCGAAACGGATCGCCAATTGAGCATCGATATGGCCGCCGCGCGTGAGCTCGTAGCTAACGGCTCGATCGTGCGCGCGGTCGAAGCGGAGCTCGGATCGCTGTGA
- a CDS encoding hydroxymethylglutaryl-CoA lyase — translation MADVFAALPARVTLVEVGPRDGLQNEARVVPTATKIAYIDALAAAGLPIIEATSFVDPRWIPQLADAEDVMRGIERRTGVRYPVLVPNARGMERALAAGAREVSVFTAASETFNKRNTNATIAESIERFVPVIALARERNVRVRGYVSTAFGCPYEGAIAPRAVVDVSRRLIDIGIDEVSIGDTIGVATPNQVVAVSEALKQHIDVGRLAMHFHDTRGTALANVVAALELGIAIFDSSSGGLGGCPYAPGAAGNLATEDLLYMLHGMGIETGVSLEGVVAATRLIADSLDHPPTSKYYQAATAPK, via the coding sequence ATGGCGGATGTCTTCGCAGCGCTGCCCGCACGAGTGACGCTCGTCGAAGTCGGACCGCGCGACGGGTTGCAGAACGAAGCGCGCGTCGTGCCGACCGCGACGAAGATCGCCTACATCGACGCCCTTGCAGCCGCGGGGTTACCCATCATCGAGGCGACCTCGTTCGTCGACCCGCGCTGGATCCCGCAGCTCGCGGACGCCGAAGACGTCATGCGCGGCATCGAGCGACGCACCGGGGTTCGATATCCTGTCCTCGTGCCGAACGCGCGCGGGATGGAGCGCGCACTTGCGGCGGGCGCGCGCGAAGTGTCGGTCTTCACCGCGGCATCGGAGACGTTCAACAAGCGCAACACGAACGCGACGATCGCGGAGTCGATCGAGCGCTTCGTGCCGGTCATCGCCTTGGCACGCGAGCGCAACGTCCGAGTACGCGGGTACGTCTCGACTGCATTCGGCTGTCCATACGAAGGTGCGATCGCGCCGCGCGCCGTGGTCGACGTGTCGCGGCGCCTCATCGACATCGGCATCGATGAAGTGAGCATCGGCGATACGATCGGTGTCGCGACGCCGAATCAGGTCGTCGCGGTGAGCGAAGCGTTGAAGCAGCATATCGACGTCGGCCGTCTCGCGATGCATTTCCACGATACTCGCGGCACCGCGCTGGCGAACGTCGTCGCCGCGCTCGAGCTCGGCATTGCGATCTTCGATTCGTCATCGGGCGGCCTCGGCGGGTGCCCATATGCGCCGGGCGCGGCGGGCAACCTTGCGACGGAAGATCTTCTCTACATGCTTCACGGCATGGGAATCGAGACCGGCGTCTCGCTCGAAGGCGTCGTCGCCGCGACGCGCCTCATCGCAGACTCGCTCGATCACCCACCGACGAGCAAATACTACCAAGCGGCGACCGCGCCGAAATAG